The proteins below come from a single Arthrobacter sp. B1I2 genomic window:
- a CDS encoding L-talarate/galactarate dehydratase, with the protein MSTVDLIRHVKLSTARLPLVVPISDAKVFTGRQKPMTEVVFLFAEITTELGHSGIGFSYSKRAGGPAQYAHAKEVAEGLIGEDPNDIAKIYTKLLWAGASVGRSGVATQALAAVDIALYDLKAKRAGLPLAKFLGSYRDSVRTYNTSGGFLNATLEEVKARATQSIEEGIGGIKIKVGLPDSKEDLRRVAGIREHIGWDVPLMVDANQQWDRATALRMGRRLEEFDLVWIEEPLDAYDFEGHAHLAQVLDTPIATGEMLASVAEHKGLIAANGCDIIQPDAPRVGGITQFLRLAALADERGLGLAPHFAMEIHLHLAAAYPREPWVEHFDWLDPLFNERLETKDGRMIVPDRPGLGVTLSDQARAWTTESVEFGA; encoded by the coding sequence ATGAGCACCGTCGATCTGATCCGGCACGTCAAGCTGTCCACTGCCCGCCTTCCCCTCGTTGTCCCCATCAGCGATGCCAAAGTCTTTACCGGCCGGCAGAAGCCCATGACCGAGGTGGTGTTCCTGTTCGCCGAAATCACCACGGAACTGGGCCACTCGGGCATCGGCTTCAGCTACTCCAAGCGCGCCGGCGGTCCCGCCCAGTACGCGCACGCCAAAGAGGTTGCCGAGGGCCTCATCGGCGAAGACCCCAATGACATCGCAAAGATCTACACCAAGCTGCTCTGGGCGGGTGCCTCGGTGGGCCGCTCCGGCGTCGCCACCCAGGCCCTCGCCGCCGTCGACATCGCTTTGTACGACCTCAAGGCCAAGCGCGCGGGACTGCCGCTGGCAAAGTTCCTGGGTTCCTACCGCGACTCAGTGCGGACCTACAACACCTCCGGCGGTTTCCTGAACGCCACCCTCGAGGAGGTAAAGGCACGTGCCACGCAGTCCATCGAAGAGGGTATCGGCGGCATCAAGATCAAGGTGGGCCTCCCGGACAGCAAGGAGGACCTGCGCCGCGTCGCGGGCATTAGGGAACACATCGGCTGGGACGTTCCGCTCATGGTCGATGCCAACCAGCAGTGGGACCGGGCCACCGCACTCCGGATGGGCCGCCGCCTGGAGGAGTTCGACCTCGTCTGGATCGAGGAACCGCTCGATGCCTACGACTTCGAGGGCCACGCCCACCTGGCGCAGGTCCTGGACACCCCCATCGCCACCGGGGAGATGCTTGCCTCGGTCGCAGAGCACAAGGGCCTCATCGCCGCGAATGGCTGTGACATCATCCAGCCGGACGCCCCGCGCGTGGGGGGCATCACCCAGTTCCTCCGCCTCGCGGCCCTTGCGGACGAACGGGGGCTGGGTTTGGCCCCGCACTTCGCCATGGAAATCCACCTCCACCTGGCCGCTGCCTACCCGCGCGAGCCCTGGGTGGAACACTTCGACTGGTTGGACCCCCTGTTCAACGAGCGCCTCGAAACCAAGGACGGCCGGATGATCGTTCCGGACCGCCCCGGCCTGGGCGTTACCCTCAGCGACCAGGCCCGCGCCTGGACCACGGAGAGTGTGGAGTTCGGCGCGTAA
- a CDS encoding SDR family oxidoreductase, producing MVNIETSVVLVTGANGGLGKEFVAQALERGATRVYAAARSTTEWNDPRVVPLTLDVTDPNSVAAAAAAAPDVTVVVNNAGIVRHGSLVEGSFDDIRATMETNFFAPLAVTRAFAPALRAAKGGLINVGSIASWLPLDAYGASKAALWSATNAIRLELAPSGVHVLGAYLAYTRTPMTEGMDVEMNDPADVVKAILDGLGANHDEVLADETTRQVRSGLGLPIASLLSAVSGN from the coding sequence ATGGTCAACATCGAAACTTCAGTCGTCCTCGTCACCGGCGCCAACGGCGGACTGGGCAAAGAGTTCGTCGCCCAGGCACTGGAACGCGGGGCAACCCGCGTCTACGCCGCAGCACGCAGCACCACGGAGTGGAACGACCCCCGGGTCGTACCGCTGACCCTGGATGTCACGGATCCCAACTCCGTTGCCGCAGCGGCAGCCGCAGCACCGGACGTTACCGTCGTCGTCAATAACGCCGGGATCGTCCGGCATGGGTCCCTGGTGGAGGGGTCCTTCGACGACATCCGGGCCACCATGGAAACGAATTTCTTTGCACCCCTGGCGGTAACGCGCGCCTTCGCCCCTGCCCTCCGGGCAGCCAAGGGAGGGCTCATCAACGTCGGCTCGATAGCCAGCTGGCTGCCCCTGGACGCCTACGGTGCCTCCAAAGCGGCACTCTGGTCGGCCACGAACGCCATCCGGCTGGAACTCGCGCCCAGCGGCGTACACGTCCTGGGAGCCTACCTCGCCTACACCCGCACCCCCATGACAGAAGGGATGGATGTGGAAATGAACGACCCCGCCGATGTCGTGAAGGCGATCCTCGACGGACTCGGAGCCAACCACGACGAAGTCCTCGCCGATGAAACCACCCGCCAGGTCCGTTCCGGACTGGGCCTTCCCATCGCCTCCCTCCTCTCGGCCGTCAGCGGCAACTAG
- a CDS encoding pyridoxamine 5'-phosphate oxidase family protein encodes MTDTESISKVTDIINHSHIGMLTTINEEGALVSRPLAVQDVKDDGDMWFFTGLGTSQVAHVRADPRVNVSFGKNTEWVSVAGTAEVVTDREKIREMWNQAVEAWFPDGPDTPEVCLLRIDSDSAEYWTSPGGTAATVFQWVKSKVTNSRMSVGESGTVEL; translated from the coding sequence ATGACTGACACCGAGAGCATCAGCAAGGTTACGGACATCATCAACCATTCCCACATCGGAATGTTGACCACCATCAACGAAGAAGGCGCGCTCGTCAGCCGCCCGCTGGCCGTCCAGGATGTTAAGGACGACGGCGACATGTGGTTCTTCACAGGTCTTGGCACCTCCCAGGTTGCGCATGTCCGGGCTGACCCGCGTGTGAACGTTTCGTTTGGCAAGAACACCGAGTGGGTCTCGGTGGCCGGCACCGCGGAAGTGGTGACCGACAGGGAAAAGATCCGTGAGATGTGGAACCAGGCTGTGGAGGCGTGGTTCCCGGACGGTCCGGACACCCCGGAGGTGTGCCTGCTCCGCATCGACTCGGACTCCGCTGAATACTGGACCAGCCCCGGCGGGACCGCCGCCACCGTGTTCCAGTGGGTCAAATCCAAGGTCACCAACAGCCGGATGAGCGTGGGCGAAAGCGGCACGGTGGAGCTGTAG
- a CDS encoding DUF1349 domain-containing protein encodes MPEEYSVDWSAGEWTNPPGEVHRKGTDLVVKAEQGSDAWRHTSYGFVAATEHALVAPFKPGTAIEVEFTAPLLEQFDQAGLFIRASDEHWVKAGLEFADGQVQAGAVVTNIKSDWSSAPHQQWQNKRVVIRASWTGDALTVRAGLAREPLELVRVAPFSSDGSVSAGPYAASPTKAGFEVTFHSWRITAADGSLHPADAALS; translated from the coding sequence ATGCCAGAGGAATACTCAGTGGACTGGTCTGCCGGCGAATGGACCAATCCACCGGGCGAGGTGCACCGGAAGGGCACCGACCTGGTGGTCAAGGCGGAGCAGGGCAGCGATGCATGGCGGCACACGTCCTACGGGTTTGTAGCCGCAACTGAACACGCACTGGTTGCCCCCTTCAAACCCGGCACCGCCATCGAGGTGGAGTTCACCGCTCCGCTGCTTGAGCAGTTTGACCAGGCAGGACTGTTCATCCGCGCCTCGGACGAACACTGGGTCAAGGCCGGCCTCGAATTCGCGGACGGCCAGGTGCAGGCAGGAGCCGTGGTCACAAACATCAAATCCGACTGGTCCTCGGCGCCGCACCAGCAATGGCAGAACAAGCGTGTAGTGATTCGCGCCAGCTGGACCGGCGACGCACTGACCGTTCGTGCAGGCCTTGCCCGGGAGCCCCTGGAACTCGTCCGGGTGGCCCCCTTTTCCTCTGATGGTTCCGTCAGCGCCGGGCCCTACGCGGCCTCGCCCACCAAAGCAGGCTTCGAGGTGACTTTCCACAGCTGGCGGATCACTGCAGCAGACGGATCGCTGCACCCCGCTGACGCTGCCCTCTCTTGA
- a CDS encoding TetR/AcrR family transcriptional regulator has protein sequence MGRPLRADAERTVRAIVEAAEQVLSRDPGASMEQIGDAAGVARTTVHRRFTSRQALIDALAISAKQQLAEAVEESRPDTSPPLVALYRVTANVLKTKNAWKYTLGSHAEDTSAAADIWDQINARTLDLMSRAQREGLLDPSADLQWTRQVYYALMSEALQRPPGPDGVDTDTLAELVVDTLLYGAGKRTA, from the coding sequence GTGGGAAGACCACTAAGGGCAGACGCCGAGCGGACGGTGCGGGCCATCGTTGAGGCTGCCGAACAGGTCCTGAGCCGGGACCCGGGTGCGTCCATGGAACAGATCGGTGATGCCGCGGGAGTTGCACGCACAACCGTCCACCGCCGGTTCACCAGCAGGCAGGCCCTTATCGATGCTTTAGCCATTTCGGCGAAGCAGCAGCTTGCTGAGGCAGTAGAGGAGAGCCGGCCGGACACCTCACCGCCGCTCGTGGCGCTCTACCGGGTGACAGCCAATGTGCTTAAAACCAAGAACGCCTGGAAATATACCCTCGGCAGCCACGCCGAGGACACCAGTGCAGCAGCGGATATCTGGGACCAAATCAATGCCCGCACCCTCGATCTGATGTCCAGGGCACAGCGGGAAGGTCTCCTGGACCCGTCCGCGGATCTTCAATGGACCCGCCAGGTTTACTACGCACTCATGAGCGAGGCCCTCCAGAGACCCCCAGGTCCGGACGGCGTGGACACGGACACCCTCGCCGAACTCGTGGTGGACACCCTTCTCTACGGCGCCGGCAAGCGGACAGCCTGA
- a CDS encoding FhaA domain-containing protein — MGLLDKVERGIEKAVRGVFSTGSKAQVEPVEIASRLRREVDHKAITVAAGRTLVPNVFDVQLSDDDFGRAQEWGTPLAEELCDVVINHVRSQGYILQGPVRISFRRDAELRAGDFEIASSTEKSQGAGGTPPRSNVPAAPSRPPVRLQPALDIDGQRYSLNAPSIVLGRSSEADIHIEDTGVSRRHLEIRTANGVTSAVDLGSTNGSYVNGQKVSGSTELTDGSTITMGRTKIIFRLLPANPGGRA; from the coding sequence ATGGGTCTGCTGGACAAGGTTGAACGTGGCATCGAAAAGGCCGTCCGCGGTGTCTTCTCCACCGGTTCCAAAGCCCAGGTTGAACCTGTGGAGATCGCCAGCAGGCTCCGCCGGGAAGTGGACCACAAAGCCATCACCGTCGCGGCCGGACGGACACTTGTGCCCAACGTCTTCGACGTCCAGCTCAGTGACGACGACTTCGGACGCGCACAGGAGTGGGGCACGCCGCTGGCCGAAGAACTCTGCGACGTCGTCATCAACCACGTCCGGAGCCAGGGCTATATCCTCCAGGGCCCGGTCCGGATTTCCTTCCGCCGGGACGCCGAGCTTCGCGCCGGTGATTTTGAGATTGCTTCCTCCACCGAAAAGTCCCAGGGCGCCGGCGGTACTCCGCCCAGGTCCAACGTTCCGGCAGCACCGAGCCGGCCCCCTGTGAGGCTGCAGCCCGCATTGGACATAGACGGCCAGCGCTATTCGCTGAACGCCCCGTCCATCGTCCTGGGCCGGTCATCCGAAGCAGACATCCACATCGAAGATACGGGCGTATCGCGGCGGCACCTGGAAATCCGCACGGCCAACGGCGTCACCAGCGCCGTGGACCTGGGGTCCACCAACGGCAGCTACGTCAACGGCCAGAAGGTCTCCGGAAGCACCGAACTCACAGACGGCTCCACCATCACGATGGGACGGACAAAGATCATCTTCCGCCTGCTTCCTGCCAACCCGGGTGGCCGCGCATGA
- a CDS encoding oxidoreductase: protein MTTERQVALVTGASSGIGKATATALAAAGFDVVGTSRSAAAASPVQGVTFIDLDVTSDDSVAAAVRDVLNRFGKIDVLVNNAGVGSSGAAEESSLDQDRRVFDINVFGVMRMTKAVLPHMRARKTGRIINMSSIVGFIPQPYMATYAASKHAVEGYTESLDHELREHGIRAVLVEPAWTNTDFDNNNLKGDQPLAAYARQRAVFEEYMTGAVKDGYPASVVADAVVTAAQATNPKVRYAAGARVSQAGLLRRYVPASVFDGQLRKLNHLPA, encoded by the coding sequence ATGACTACGGAACGCCAAGTAGCCCTCGTTACCGGAGCATCATCGGGAATCGGGAAGGCCACCGCCACCGCCCTGGCCGCCGCGGGATTCGATGTTGTTGGCACCAGCCGTTCGGCGGCCGCGGCTTCCCCGGTCCAGGGCGTCACCTTCATCGACCTGGACGTCACCAGCGATGACTCGGTGGCCGCAGCAGTGCGGGACGTCCTTAACCGGTTCGGAAAGATCGACGTCCTGGTGAATAACGCCGGCGTCGGCTCCTCCGGCGCAGCAGAGGAAAGCTCCCTGGACCAGGACCGCCGCGTTTTCGACATCAACGTCTTTGGCGTCATGCGGATGACCAAGGCGGTTTTGCCGCATATGCGCGCCCGGAAGACAGGACGCATCATCAACATGTCATCGATCGTGGGCTTCATTCCGCAGCCCTACATGGCCACCTACGCCGCCTCGAAGCACGCGGTGGAAGGCTATACCGAGTCCCTGGACCACGAACTCCGTGAACACGGCATCCGCGCCGTCCTCGTGGAGCCGGCGTGGACCAATACCGATTTCGACAACAACAACCTGAAAGGCGACCAGCCCCTGGCCGCCTACGCCAGGCAACGCGCCGTCTTCGAGGAATACATGACCGGCGCAGTGAAGGACGGCTACCCGGCAAGTGTTGTGGCGGACGCTGTCGTCACCGCCGCCCAGGCCACCAACCCCAAAGTCCGTTATGCGGCAGGCGCCCGCGTCAGCCAGGCCGGCCTGCTCCGCCGGTACGTCCCCGCATCTGTCTTTGACGGCCAGCTCCGCAAACTCAACCACCTTCCCGCCTAA
- a CDS encoding FHA domain-containing protein FhaB/FipA encodes MSDLTITALRFGFLLLLWVLIFSIVSAMRRDLMLGRKAAAGAPTARQVRRNPELAEAPPQPVKQQARQLVVVEGPLKGRTLPLAASPILLGRAQEATLVLEDDYASGRHARLFPQGSRWFIEDLGSTNGTYLGDQQLTRALPVEPGVPVRIGKTVIELRP; translated from the coding sequence ATGAGCGACCTGACCATCACCGCGCTGCGGTTCGGCTTCCTGCTGCTCCTCTGGGTACTCATCTTCAGCATCGTCTCCGCCATGCGCCGCGACCTCATGTTGGGCCGGAAGGCCGCCGCCGGCGCGCCCACGGCCCGCCAGGTCCGCCGGAACCCGGAATTGGCCGAGGCGCCGCCGCAGCCCGTAAAGCAGCAGGCCCGGCAACTGGTAGTCGTCGAAGGCCCGCTCAAGGGCAGGACCCTGCCACTGGCGGCCAGCCCCATCCTGCTGGGCCGCGCCCAGGAAGCCACCCTGGTACTGGAGGACGATTACGCTTCGGGCCGCCACGCCAGGCTCTTCCCGCAGGGCAGCCGGTGGTTCATTGAAGATCTTGGCTCCACTAACGGAACCTACCTGGGAGACCAGCAACTTACCCGTGCCCTCCCTGTCGAGCCAGGGGTACCCGTGAGAATCGGCAAGACGGTCATTGAATTGAGGCCGTAA
- a CDS encoding flavin monoamine oxidase family protein: MLNLNRDVVVVGAGPSGLTAARELKKAGLTVAVLEARDRVGGRTWTDTVDGAMLEIGGQWVSPDQTVLMDLLQELNLETYPRYREGESMYIGKDGIPVRYTGDTFPVDPDTEAEMNKLITLLDGLAAEIGPTEPWAHPKARELDTISFHHWLREHSANEEACNNIGLFIAGGMLTKPAHAFSALQAVLMAASAGSFSHLTDEDFILDRRVVGGMQRVSLLIAQELGDDVVLSSPVRTINWETDPDGGHRVTVESERATVSARFVIMAVPPNLYSRVSFNPPLPRRQHQMHQHQSLGLVIKVHAVYSRPFWRNSGLSGTCFGAGSVVQEVYDNTNFGDTRGTLVGFISDEKADAVFELGADERKRTVLESIAGFLGAEALEPEVYYESDWGSEEWTRGAYASSYDLGGLHRYGKDQHAPVGPIYWSSSDLAAEGYQHVDGAIRMGQRTAASICEAAKVTVPA, encoded by the coding sequence ATGCTGAACCTGAACCGCGACGTCGTTGTCGTTGGAGCCGGTCCCTCCGGATTGACCGCAGCCCGTGAGCTGAAGAAGGCCGGCCTCACCGTGGCCGTGCTTGAGGCACGTGACCGCGTGGGCGGCCGCACCTGGACCGATACCGTAGACGGCGCCATGCTGGAAATCGGCGGCCAGTGGGTCTCCCCGGACCAGACCGTACTCATGGACCTCCTCCAGGAACTGAACCTGGAGACCTACCCTCGCTACCGGGAAGGCGAGTCCATGTACATCGGCAAGGACGGCATTCCCGTCCGCTACACGGGCGACACCTTCCCCGTGGATCCGGACACCGAAGCCGAGATGAACAAGCTCATTACCCTGCTGGACGGACTCGCTGCCGAGATCGGCCCCACCGAACCCTGGGCCCACCCCAAGGCGCGCGAGCTGGACACCATCTCCTTCCACCACTGGCTGCGGGAGCACTCCGCCAACGAGGAAGCCTGCAACAACATCGGTCTCTTCATCGCAGGCGGCATGCTCACCAAGCCCGCCCACGCATTCTCCGCGCTGCAGGCGGTGCTGATGGCCGCGTCCGCGGGCTCCTTCAGCCACCTCACGGACGAGGACTTCATCCTGGACCGCCGCGTAGTGGGCGGCATGCAGCGGGTCTCCCTGCTCATAGCACAGGAGCTGGGGGACGACGTCGTTCTTAGCTCCCCGGTACGCACCATCAACTGGGAGACGGACCCCGATGGCGGCCACCGCGTCACTGTTGAGTCGGAGCGGGCCACCGTCAGCGCCCGGTTCGTGATCATGGCCGTGCCGCCCAACCTGTACTCCCGCGTCTCGTTCAACCCGCCCCTGCCGCGCCGCCAGCACCAGATGCACCAGCACCAGTCCCTGGGCCTGGTCATCAAGGTCCACGCCGTCTACAGCCGGCCGTTCTGGCGGAATTCCGGCCTGTCCGGCACCTGCTTCGGCGCCGGTTCCGTGGTCCAGGAGGTTTACGACAACACCAACTTTGGCGACACCCGCGGGACACTGGTGGGCTTTATCTCGGATGAAAAGGCCGACGCCGTCTTCGAGCTGGGTGCCGACGAACGCAAGCGCACCGTCCTGGAATCCATCGCTGGCTTCCTCGGCGCCGAGGCGCTGGAGCCGGAGGTCTACTACGAGTCCGACTGGGGCTCGGAGGAATGGACCCGCGGCGCCTACGCCTCCAGCTACGACCTGGGCGGCCTCCACCGCTACGGCAAAGACCAGCACGCCCCGGTGGGACCGATCTACTGGTCCTCCTCAGACCTGGCCGCCGAAGGCTACCAGCACGTGGACGGCGCCATCCGGATGGGCCAGCGCACGGCGGCCAGCATCTGCGAAGCAGCAAAGGTGACCGTCCCGGCCTGA
- a CDS encoding TetR/AcrR family transcriptional regulator — protein MPAVSAAKGRSVSKGGAPRRRAGRPSAAVLDKPGITAAALELVSRKGYDGLTMAALAKVLDVAPSALYNHVASKQDVLLLVEDHLMSLVDVSGFGSGSWEDAVRTWAWSYRDVFAEHTPLIPVIAVLPVTDAPQTLAMYETVSKGFLDAGFPQERIVSAIVALESFIFGSAYDVTAPEDIFDSGSMAESTPYFTAAVRSTSAPAASGGRLGRAADTAFELGLEALISGLGALRS, from the coding sequence ATGCCGGCAGTATCAGCCGCAAAGGGACGCTCCGTGAGTAAAGGTGGCGCACCGAGAAGGCGGGCGGGCCGTCCGTCGGCTGCCGTGCTGGACAAGCCGGGGATAACGGCGGCCGCACTGGAACTGGTCAGCCGCAAGGGCTACGACGGACTGACCATGGCCGCCCTCGCGAAGGTCCTCGACGTGGCACCCTCAGCCCTCTATAACCACGTGGCGTCAAAGCAGGACGTCCTGCTCCTGGTGGAGGACCACCTGATGTCCCTGGTGGACGTCTCGGGTTTCGGTAGCGGCAGCTGGGAGGACGCCGTCCGCACGTGGGCCTGGAGCTACCGGGACGTCTTTGCCGAACACACCCCGCTGATTCCGGTCATCGCTGTCCTGCCGGTCACGGACGCACCGCAGACCCTGGCCATGTATGAAACCGTAAGCAAGGGATTCCTGGACGCCGGGTTCCCGCAGGAACGCATCGTCTCCGCCATTGTGGCTTTGGAGTCGTTTATCTTTGGCTCGGCCTACGACGTCACCGCCCCGGAGGACATCTTCGACTCGGGATCGATGGCGGAGTCCACCCCTTACTTCACGGCTGCCGTGCGGAGCACCTCCGCGCCGGCTGCATCCGGTGGGAGGCTGGGCCGGGCCGCCGACACCGCCTTCGAACTCGGGCTTGAGGCGCTGATCTCGGGACTGGGTGCGCTGCGAAGCTGA
- a CDS encoding DUF6919 domain-containing protein, producing the protein MKPEELPVHDEYGRLLEDRGVWRQATTLEAAGELTARWLEGGSSYQPGHFAAGFDDETHPIAATLAELNRNGLFTKESQPGILADSAAQRQYVTGFCSAATARGLLALSTRTELVTVAHAPGESSNAAIPVTLAGPEITTVLGSSENPVEEAQIQDWAEETNDALALLLADSWYVEILDPVWGRNDVLLPAVLAALKGAEQL; encoded by the coding sequence ATGAAGCCTGAGGAACTGCCTGTCCACGACGAGTACGGCCGGCTGCTGGAGGACCGCGGAGTCTGGCGGCAGGCCACCACCCTGGAGGCTGCCGGCGAACTGACGGCCCGCTGGCTGGAAGGCGGTAGTTCGTACCAGCCGGGGCACTTTGCCGCCGGCTTCGACGACGAGACCCACCCCATCGCCGCGACCTTGGCCGAGCTGAACCGGAACGGACTGTTCACCAAGGAATCCCAGCCGGGCATACTTGCTGACAGTGCGGCACAGCGCCAGTACGTCACAGGCTTCTGCAGCGCCGCCACCGCACGCGGCCTGCTGGCGCTGTCCACCCGCACCGAGCTGGTGACCGTTGCCCATGCCCCGGGTGAGTCCAGCAACGCCGCCATCCCGGTGACGCTGGCCGGGCCGGAGATCACCACAGTGCTCGGTTCCAGCGAAAATCCCGTGGAGGAGGCACAGATCCAGGACTGGGCGGAAGAGACCAACGATGCCCTGGCCCTGCTGCTTGCGGACTCCTGGTACGTGGAGATCCTGGACCCGGTGTGGGGCCGCAATGACGTGCTATTGCCGGCAGTCCTTGCGGCGCTCAAAGGGGCGGAGCAGCTTTAG
- a CDS encoding FadR/GntR family transcriptional regulator, which yields MSRNLTADLAADLRNRIVDGVIQPGEKLPSENTLISDFGVSRTVVRAALTRLQAEGLVETERGRGSFALTPPTDGAQAVPGARPVATTEDRLQLLAFRLGVETEAAALAARNRTDRQLRAVGTALEAFTESAGHPAHAMKSDFEFHRAVAAASGNPYYSDCLAALGQTMIAMPRTRLMTGVEHYARDHFDQVVQEHRSIMDAIAEGDEAAASAAMRSHLANSRRRFKASARPSS from the coding sequence ATGAGCCGGAACCTCACCGCGGACCTCGCCGCTGACCTTCGCAACCGCATTGTCGACGGCGTGATCCAGCCGGGCGAGAAACTGCCCAGCGAGAACACGCTGATCAGCGACTTTGGCGTCAGCCGTACCGTGGTGCGGGCAGCCCTCACCCGGCTCCAGGCCGAGGGACTCGTCGAGACCGAACGCGGCCGCGGCAGCTTCGCCCTCACTCCCCCCACGGACGGGGCCCAGGCAGTGCCGGGTGCCCGTCCTGTGGCCACCACCGAGGACAGGCTGCAGCTTCTGGCGTTCCGCCTGGGCGTGGAAACGGAGGCGGCGGCGCTGGCGGCGCGGAACCGCACCGACAGGCAGCTGCGGGCCGTGGGCACTGCGCTGGAAGCCTTCACCGAAAGCGCCGGCCACCCGGCGCATGCCATGAAGTCGGATTTCGAGTTCCACCGGGCCGTAGCGGCAGCATCCGGCAACCCCTATTACTCCGATTGCCTGGCAGCCCTCGGCCAGACCATGATTGCCATGCCGCGCACCCGCCTGATGACCGGCGTCGAACACTATGCCCGGGACCATTTCGACCAGGTGGTGCAGGAACACCGGTCCATCATGGACGCCATCGCCGAGGGTGACGAGGCTGCCGCATCCGCCGCCATGCGCAGCCACCTTGCCAATTCACGACGCCGGTTCAAGGCTTCGGCGCGCCCGTCCAGTTAG
- a CDS encoding antibiotic biosynthesis monooxygenase family protein, protein MSFISTLEITVDPAAANLDAIFDLDLPNTAAFPGNQSTEVLQDTHNPGRLIVVSRWATQADLDAYTAWRQSPEGKTRVAEIITGPPSSRHFSVRNTYQGAVAEHIRIGPQRHQDEYL, encoded by the coding sequence ATGAGCTTTATCTCCACCCTGGAAATCACGGTCGATCCGGCCGCGGCCAACCTCGACGCAATCTTCGACCTTGACCTGCCCAACACGGCGGCATTCCCCGGCAACCAAAGCACCGAAGTCCTGCAGGACACCCACAACCCCGGCCGCCTGATCGTCGTGTCCCGCTGGGCCACGCAGGCCGATCTGGATGCCTACACAGCCTGGCGGCAGTCACCGGAGGGTAAAACCCGCGTGGCCGAAATCATCACTGGGCCCCCGTCATCACGGCACTTCAGCGTCCGCAACACCTACCAGGGAGCAGTGGCGGAACATATCCGGATAGGACCCCAGCGGCATCAGGACGAATACTTGTAA